The Acipenser ruthenus chromosome 27, fAciRut3.2 maternal haplotype, whole genome shotgun sequence genome includes a window with the following:
- the LOC117962505 gene encoding E3 ubiquitin-protein ligase MIB2-like isoform X3 gives MMGIGSSFANSSETIFTIRVTLTPRQNLSRIILKGIFQGVKVVRGPDWDWGNQDGGEGKVGKVMDIRGWDTESGRSVASVTWTNGTTNVYRMGHKGKVDLKYISDIAGGYYYKDHLPKLGEHAELQRQDSAEGHTFQQGDKVKCLLEVDILRQMQEGHGGWNPKMAEYTGRIGTVHRITDRGDVRVQYSNNIRWTFHPGALTKVNTFGVGDLVRVMDDMENVKRLQVGHGEWTDSMAPALGQVGKVLKVYADGDLRVALGAQTWTFNPACLSAQPVEGDANLMTTDNTNDSGSTVISVLEKLLSQATDQDNPGRLVIEAARGSASKVRDLLQKYPEKVDVKNQGKTSLQVAAHQGHMEVVKVLLQANASIEIKDEDGDTALHYTAFGNQAEIARLLLSKGAGVNLLNTSMCTALHIAVNKGFTEVVRVLSEHNADINLQDSYGDTPLHDAIAKDFRNIIEILTDVPNIDFTQQNNRGFNLLHHAALKGNKLAMEKILARARQLADVKKEDGFSALHLAALNNHREVAEVLIKEGRCDINIRNNRNQTPLQLAVTQGHAEMVQLLVTEGADVNVEDEDGDTAVHIALSRQQLASTMAAMEGEGSSLYTRLQGSGLLGNQELNVGAAIACFLAQEGADINYANHKGKSPLDLVTDGMIVQLIKNFSEKHRLQQLQSNSSGPVVSSSLRRVHTTPNTMTNLAMPSIPGPSECLICSELALLLLFSPCQHSVACEECALRMKKCLKCQVTITKKTRQDNTEVECSPSPENSEQSNLLEQLQSRYRQMEERITCPICIDNHIKLVFQCGHASCIDCSAALKTCPICRQTIRERIQIFV, from the exons ATGATGGGAATTGGAAGTTCCTTTGCAAACTCGTCAGAAACAATCTTCACAATCAG AGTGACCCTGACTCCACGGCAGAACCTTTCCCGCATCATTCTCAAGGGGATTTTTCAGGGGGTGAAGGTTGTACGAGGACCAGACTGGGACTGGGGCAATCAGGACG GAGGAGAAGGGAAGGTTGGGAAGGTGATGGATATCCGTGGCTGGGACACTGAATCAGGACGCAGCGTGGCCAGTGTGACCTGGACCAACGGAACCACAAACGTCTACAGGATGGGCCACAAAGGAAAGGTGGACCTGAAATACATCTCTGACATTGCAGGGGGCTATTACTACAAAGATCACCTCCCTAAGCTAG GTGAGCACGCTGAACTTCAGCGACAGGACAGTGCAGAAGGCCACACATTCCAGCAGGGAGACAAGGTGAAGTGTCTCCTGGAGGTGGACATTCTGAGACAGATGCAGGAAGGACACGGGGGCTGGAATCCCAAAATGGCAGAG TACACTGGCCGCATAGGGACTGTGCACAGGATCACAGACCGAGGTGATGTGAGAGTCCAGTACAGCAATAACATCCGATGGACTTTCCACCCAGGCGCCCTAACCAAG GTGAACACGTTTGGGGTTGGGGATCTGGTGCGTGTGATGGATGATATGGAAAACGTGAAGCGTCTTCAGGTTGGCCACGGAGAGTGGACAGACAGCATGGCACCG GCCCTGGGGCAGGTGGGGAAGGTGCTGAAGGTGTACGCAGATGGAGATTTAAGGGTGGCCTTGGGAGCACAGACCTGGACCTTTAACCCCGCGTGTCTCTCTGCGCAGCCAGTAGAGGGTGATGCCAACCTCATGACCACCGATAACACTAACGACTCCGGAA GCACTGTGATCTCTGTTCTGGAGAAGCTGCTGTCCCAGGCTACTGACCAGGATAACCCTGGACGGCTGGTTATCGAGGCTGCTCGTGGGAGTGCCAGCAAGGTCCGGGATCTGCTGCAGAAATACCCAGAAAAG GTTGATGTAAAGAATCAAGGGAAGACATCTCTGCAGGTGGCAGCACACCAGGGTCACATGGAGGTGGTGAAGGTGCTGCTGCAGGCCAATGCCAGCATTGAAATCAAAGACGAGGATGGAGACACGGCTCTGCATTACACAGCGTTTGG GAATCAGGCAGAGATCGCCCGGCTACTCCTGAGTAAAGGAGCCGGAGTGAACCTGCTCAACACTTCCATGTGCACGGCTCTGCACATTGCTGTCAATAAGGGTTTCACAGAGGTGGTGCGTGTGCTTTCAGAACACAATGCTGACATCAACCTACAG GATTCCTACGGCGATACTCCACTTCACGACGCCATTGCTAAAGACTTCAGGAACATCATCGAGATCCTGACCGACGTTCCCAACATCGACTTCACCCAGCAGAACAACAGGGGCTTTAACCTTCTCCACCACGCGGCACTGAAGGGGAACAAACT AGCTATGGAGAAGATCCTGGCACGAGCACGCCAGTTAGCTGATGTCAAAAAGGAGGATGGCTTCTCTGCTCTGCACCTGGCTGCCCTAAACAACCACAGGGAGGTGGCTGAAGTCCTCATCAAAGAG GGCCGCTGTGACATCAACATCAGGAATAACCGTAACCAGACCCCCCTGCAGCTAGCCGTGACGCAGGGCCACGCCGAGATGGTTCAGCTCCTGGTGACGGAAGGGGCTGACGTCAATGTGGAAGACGAGGATGGAGACACGGCCGTGCACATCGCCCTGAGCCGGCAGCAGCTCGCATCCACCATGGCAGCCATGGAGGGGGAGGGCTCCTCTCTCTACACCAGG CTGCAGGGCTCGGGGCTGTTAGGGAATCAGGAGTTGAATGTGGGCGCTGCGATCGCCTGCTTCCTGGCCCAGGAGGGAGCCGACATAAACTACGCCAATCACAAAGGAAAGAGCCCGCTGGACCTGGTCACAGACGGGATGATAGTGCAGCTCATCAAAAACTTCTCTGAGAAGCACAG GTTGCAGCAGCTCCAAAGCAACAGCTCTGGTCCGGTGGTGAGCAGCAGTCTGCGGAGAGTCCACACCACCCCCAACACCATGACCAACCTGGCCATGCCCTCCATCCCCGGCCCCTCGGAGTGCCTCATCTGCTCAGAGCTGGCCCTGCTGCTCCTCTTCTCCCCCTGCCAGCACAGCGTGGCCTGCGAGG AATGTGCTCTACGCATGAAAAAATGCCTCAAGTGCCAGGTCACGATAACAAAGAAAACCAGACAAG